Proteins encoded within one genomic window of Paracoccus sp. MA:
- a CDS encoding 4-carboxy-4-hydroxy-2-oxoadipate aldolase/oxaloacetate decarboxylase: MPHIITRIERAAPADVAALSKFGSATIHEAQGRLGALSSRLKPVDRAMSVCGPAFTVQSAPRDNIMLQLAIHYAQPGDVVIVSAGEYEEAGCFGDVLANACLAKGIAGVVTDTGVRDTQELIWLGLPVFSLSVCIKGTVKETLGQINGDIVIGGQVVRPGDVIRGDADGLVVVRREDAAEVARKSAAREADEAGYIEAYKSGRTVIDVCNLEAVLKAKGLTTDL; the protein is encoded by the coding sequence GTGCCCCATATCATCACCAGGATCGAACGTGCCGCGCCGGCGGATGTGGCCGCCCTGTCGAAATTCGGCAGCGCCACGATTCACGAGGCGCAGGGCCGGCTGGGCGCGCTGAGCTCGCGCCTGAAGCCCGTGGACCGCGCCATGTCGGTCTGCGGCCCCGCCTTCACCGTGCAAAGCGCGCCGCGCGACAACATCATGCTGCAGCTGGCGATCCATTACGCCCAGCCCGGCGATGTCGTCATCGTCTCGGCCGGGGAATACGAGGAGGCGGGCTGCTTCGGCGACGTTCTGGCCAATGCCTGCCTGGCCAAGGGCATCGCCGGCGTGGTCACCGATACCGGGGTGCGCGACACGCAGGAACTGATCTGGCTGGGCCTGCCGGTGTTCTCGCTGAGCGTCTGCATCAAGGGCACGGTCAAGGAAACCCTGGGCCAGATCAACGGCGACATCGTCATCGGCGGGCAGGTGGTGCGGCCGGGCGACGTGATCCGCGGCGATGCCGACGGTCTGGTCGTCGTGCGCCGCGAGGATGCCGCCGAGGTGGCGCGCAAATCCGCCGCGCGCGAAGCCGACGAGGCCGGCTATATCGAGGCCTACAAATCGGGCCGGACGGTGATCGACGTCTGCAATCTTGAGGCGGTGCTGAAGGCCAAGGGCCTGACCACCGATCTCTGA
- a CDS encoding acetyl-CoA carboxylase biotin carboxyl carrier protein subunit: MPITIDSIISGMEWAAENHLAEFAFSAEGHRITIRRGAGDAPLPAQPAIEAAQAAPAAPEADAVTAPLAGLCHLRPESGGTAFVEVGARVEAGQTICVIEAMKMMTAIPAPQAGTVEAIMVGDGVTVEAGAPLMRIR; the protein is encoded by the coding sequence ATGCCGATCACCATCGACTCCATCATCTCGGGGATGGAATGGGCCGCCGAAAACCATCTGGCCGAGTTCGCCTTTTCGGCCGAGGGGCACCGGATCACCATCCGCCGCGGCGCGGGCGACGCCCCTCTGCCCGCGCAACCCGCCATCGAGGCGGCGCAGGCCGCCCCGGCGGCGCCCGAGGCAGATGCCGTCACCGCCCCGCTGGCGGGCCTGTGCCACCTGCGCCCCGAATCCGGCGGGACGGCCTTTGTCGAGGTCGGCGCCCGCGTCGAGGCCGGCCAGACGATCTGCGTCATCGAGGCGATGAAGATGATGACCGCCATCCCCGCGCCCCAAGCAGGCACTGTCGAGGCCATCATGGTCGGAGACGGCGTGACGGTCGAGGCGGGCGCGCCGCTGATGAGGATCCGCTGA
- the accC gene encoding acetyl-CoA carboxylase biotin carboxylase subunit, whose translation MAAIDMDCLLVANRGEIALRIIRACRRLGLRVVCAHSEADRDAAWLHLADQAICIGPAPATKSYLNIPALLAAAEASGAGLIHPGYGFLSERPEFAEAVEAAGRRLVGPGAPVMRMMGDKVEAKRAMIAAGVPCVPGPDSVLPDDPDAIRRIAAGIGYPVILKAAGGGGGRGMRVVRTESELADAFMVTRQEAGRFFGNADIYIEKFLERPRHVEIQVLADAHGNALWLGDRDCSMQRRHQKLIEEAPAPGIDRALIAEIGERCAASCRRIGYVGAGTFEFLYEDGQFYFIEMNTRIQVEHPVTEMVTGLDILAMQIDVARGKPLPITQDQVRSLGHAIECRINAEDPDSFAPSPGRITAMHMPGGPGIRVDTHVGAGSEIPASYDSMIGKIIAHGGDRDEALARARTALAEARVEGVSTNIPLHRQMLAEPGFSAGGVSIHHLEHWLETRKSRHA comes from the coding sequence ATGGCCGCGATCGACATGGACTGCCTGCTGGTGGCGAACCGGGGCGAGATCGCCCTGCGCATCATCCGCGCCTGCCGCCGGCTTGGCCTGCGCGTCGTCTGCGCGCATTCCGAGGCGGATCGCGACGCTGCCTGGCTGCACCTGGCCGATCAGGCGATCTGCATCGGGCCCGCACCCGCCACCAAGAGCTATCTGAACATCCCCGCCCTTCTGGCCGCGGCCGAGGCCAGCGGCGCGGGCCTGATCCATCCCGGCTATGGCTTCCTCTCCGAACGCCCGGAATTCGCCGAGGCCGTCGAGGCCGCGGGCCGGCGGCTGGTCGGACCCGGCGCCCCGGTCATGCGGATGATGGGCGACAAGGTCGAGGCCAAGCGCGCCATGATCGCCGCCGGCGTGCCCTGCGTGCCCGGCCCGGACAGCGTGCTGCCGGACGATCCCGACGCCATCCGCCGGATCGCCGCCGGGATCGGCTATCCCGTCATCCTGAAGGCGGCCGGCGGCGGCGGCGGGCGCGGCATGCGCGTCGTGCGGACCGAATCCGAACTGGCCGATGCCTTCATGGTCACCCGGCAAGAGGCCGGCCGCTTCTTCGGCAATGCCGACATCTATATCGAGAAATTCCTCGAAAGGCCGCGCCATGTGGAAATCCAGGTGCTGGCCGATGCGCATGGCAACGCGCTGTGGCTGGGCGACCGCGACTGCTCGATGCAGCGCCGCCACCAGAAGCTGATCGAAGAGGCGCCGGCGCCGGGCATCGACCGGGCGCTGATCGCGGAAATCGGCGAACGCTGCGCCGCCTCCTGCCGCCGGATCGGCTATGTGGGTGCGGGCACCTTCGAATTCCTCTACGAGGACGGGCAGTTCTATTTCATCGAGATGAACACCCGCATCCAGGTCGAGCACCCGGTGACGGAAATGGTCACCGGGCTAGACATCCTGGCCATGCAGATCGACGTGGCGCGCGGCAAGCCGCTGCCGATCACCCAGGATCAGGTGCGCAGCCTGGGCCATGCCATCGAATGCCGGATCAATGCCGAGGACCCGGACAGCTTCGCCCCCAGCCCCGGCCGGATCACGGCGATGCATATGCCCGGCGGGCCGGGCATCCGCGTGGATACCCATGTCGGCGCCGGTTCGGAGATCCCGGCGAGCTACGATTCGATGATCGGCAAGATCATCGCCCATGGCGGCGACCGCGACGAGGCGCTGGCCCGCGCCCGCACCGCGCTGGCCGAGGCGCGGGTGGAAGGCGTCTCGACCAATATCCCCCTGCACCGGCAGATGCTGGCAGAGCCCGGTTTCTCGGCCGGGGGGGTCAGCATCCACCATCTCGAACATTGGCTCGAAACCCGGAAATCCCGCCATGCCTGA
- the pxpB gene encoding 5-oxoprolinase subunit PxpB, with amino-acid sequence MPDAKLSMIGSRAVLFQPSCPFDLANQQRIWAVADEAATWKGVREAVPGMTNVTLLLDHVPTELDRIEKDLTALWESGIRKQVEGRLLAIDMAYDGPHLAEVAEMTGLPVDKVVRLHAAPEYTVYAVGSHAGYCYLGGLDPRLETPRRKVPLPRLPGGSLSLAGLQTGVSASAGPSGWNTIGSTGLSFFDPGRSPAALLRPGDRIRFNPAEVKA; translated from the coding sequence ATGCCTGACGCGAAGCTTTCCATGATCGGCAGCCGGGCGGTGCTGTTCCAGCCCTCCTGCCCCTTCGACCTTGCCAACCAGCAGCGTATCTGGGCAGTCGCCGACGAGGCCGCCACCTGGAAGGGCGTGCGCGAAGCCGTGCCCGGCATGACCAATGTCACCCTGCTTCTGGACCATGTCCCGACCGAACTCGACCGGATCGAGAAGGACCTGACCGCGCTGTGGGAAAGCGGCATCCGCAAGCAGGTCGAGGGCCGGCTTCTGGCCATCGACATGGCCTATGACGGCCCGCATCTGGCCGAGGTGGCCGAGATGACCGGCCTGCCGGTGGACAAGGTGGTGCGCCTGCATGCCGCGCCGGAATACACGGTCTATGCGGTCGGCAGCCATGCCGGCTATTGCTATCTGGGCGGCCTGGATCCCCGGCTGGAAACGCCGCGCCGCAAAGTGCCGCTGCCCCGGCTGCCGGGCGGGTCGCTGTCGCTGGCGGGGTTGCAGACCGGGGTCTCGGCCTCGGCGGGCCCCAGCGGCTGGAACACCATCGGCAGCACCGGCCTGTCCTTCTTCGACCCCGGCCGCAGCCCCGCCGCGCTGCTGCGGCCCGGCGACCGGATCCGCTTCAACCCCGCCGAGGTCAAGGCATGA
- a CDS encoding biotin-dependent carboxyltransferase family protein yields MIEVLFIPPGATVQDLGRDGYWSQGLGRAGVMDALSHGIANMLLGNGEDAATLEIPLTPARFRFRQAGAFALAGAACGATLAGRPLPRVWAGMADEGEVLELGPMASGARTYLALPGGIDVPAVLGSRSTQLREGFGGLEGRVLAAGDLLRAAADAAPLPLAGFSLTMPALRAPGVAEIELRALPSAEYEDFAPASREAFWTTPYAVSQQSNRQGYRLEGEPLAYAASGELRSHGIAPGIVQVPGGGQPIIQLADSATMGGYPKIAAVIEPDLWRIAQARPGDRLRFRRVTLAEAAEAERAQQENLAGLRAELEAFRVRQGRWQ; encoded by the coding sequence ATGATCGAGGTTCTTTTCATTCCGCCGGGCGCGACGGTGCAGGACCTGGGACGCGACGGCTACTGGTCGCAGGGCCTTGGCCGCGCCGGGGTCATGGACGCCCTGTCGCATGGCATCGCCAACATGCTGCTGGGCAATGGCGAGGATGCCGCGACGCTGGAAATCCCGCTGACCCCGGCACGGTTCCGGTTCCGGCAGGCCGGCGCCTTTGCGCTGGCGGGCGCGGCCTGCGGCGCGACGCTGGCCGGCCGCCCCCTGCCCCGGGTCTGGGCGGGCATGGCGGACGAGGGCGAGGTGCTGGAGCTTGGCCCGATGGCCTCGGGCGCCCGCACCTATCTGGCCCTGCCCGGCGGGATCGACGTGCCGGCGGTGCTGGGCTCGCGCAGCACGCAGCTGCGCGAAGGCTTCGGCGGGCTGGAAGGCCGCGTCCTTGCCGCCGGCGACCTGCTGCGCGCCGCGGCGGATGCCGCGCCGCTGCCGCTTGCGGGGTTCAGCCTGACCATGCCCGCGCTGCGTGCCCCGGGGGTCGCAGAGATCGAATTGCGCGCCCTGCCCTCGGCCGAATACGAGGATTTCGCCCCGGCCTCGCGCGAGGCGTTCTGGACCACGCCCTACGCGGTCAGCCAGCAAAGCAACCGCCAGGGCTATCGGCTGGAGGGCGAGCCGCTGGCCTATGCCGCGTCGGGCGAATTGCGCTCGCACGGGATCGCGCCGGGGATCGTTCAGGTGCCGGGCGGCGGGCAGCCGATCATCCAGCTGGCCGATTCCGCGACCATGGGCGGCTATCCCAAGATCGCGGCGGTCATCGAGCCCGACCTGTGGCGCATCGCGCAGGCCCGGCCGGGCGACCGCCTGCGCTTTCGCCGGGTGACGCTGGCCGAGGCGGCCGAGGCCGAAAGGGCGCAGCAGGAAAACCTGGCCGGACTCCGCGCCGAGCTGGAAGCGTTCCGCGTCCGGCAGGGGAGATGGCAGTGA
- a CDS encoding LamB/YcsF family protein, with product MIIDINSDMGEGFGPYRIADDEALMTQISSANVACGYHAGDPVIMDRTIRLAREHGVDLGAHVSFPDRMGFGRRRMDMDLPELECHVLYQLGALAGLAGRAGHRITHMNPHGALGNLASSDPAIAAAVARATMAFDPEIAFLVLPGSALEKAALEMGGNVVRLFLADRGYLANGQLAPRSQPGAVIHDAEQVVARVMRVIRDRQVDTVDGQIIPMPVQSILVHSDTAGAVELARRLREGITAGGATIAPLTRHI from the coding sequence ATGATCATCGACATCAACTCGGACATGGGAGAGGGCTTCGGCCCCTATCGCATCGCCGATGACGAGGCGCTGATGACGCAGATCAGCTCGGCCAACGTGGCCTGCGGCTATCACGCCGGCGATCCGGTCATCATGGACCGCACCATCCGGCTGGCTAGGGAGCATGGCGTCGATCTGGGCGCGCATGTCAGCTTTCCCGACCGCATGGGTTTCGGACGCCGCCGGATGGACATGGACCTGCCCGAGCTGGAATGCCATGTGCTTTATCAGCTGGGCGCGCTGGCCGGGCTGGCGGGCCGCGCCGGGCATCGCATCACCCACATGAATCCGCATGGCGCGCTTGGCAATCTCGCCAGCTCCGATCCCGCCATCGCGGCGGCGGTGGCGCGCGCGACCATGGCCTTCGACCCCGAGATCGCCTTCCTGGTCCTGCCGGGCAGCGCCCTGGAAAAGGCCGCGCTGGAGATGGGCGGCAACGTCGTCCGCCTGTTCCTGGCCGACCGCGGCTATCTGGCCAACGGCCAGCTTGCCCCCCGCAGCCAGCCGGGGGCGGTCATCCACGACGCCGAGCAGGTCGTGGCCCGCGTCATGCGGGTCATCCGCGACCGGCAGGTCGACACGGTGGACGGCCAGATCATCCCGATGCCGGTGCAGTCCATCCTGGTCCATTCCGACACCGCGGGCGCGGTCGAACTGGCGCGGCGGCTGCGCGAAGGCATCACGGCGGGCGGCGCGACCATCGCGCCGCTGACCCGCCACATCTGA
- a CDS encoding SDR family oxidoreductase, whose translation MAFSDYKTALVTGASGGMGWAIAERLRAKGLTVHALARNAEKLQELADRCGVIPHAVDVSDTEAVTALVKDLEIDVLVNNAGVSRPGSILTSSAFDIDEQIDVNLRAALHLARLLLPGMMERDRGHIVNITSMAGHYEFGGHIAYHATKAAMHTVSRQLRVDAFGRRVRVTEISPGRVETDIFAKVEKIDPAEAKRKYYEGFEMPQVSDIADAVEYAVGTPQYVNINLIELLPTLQVPGGLRTAKRVGDDVILTGNK comes from the coding sequence ATGGCATTTTCGGATTACAAGACGGCATTGGTGACGGGCGCCTCGGGCGGAATGGGCTGGGCGATCGCCGAGCGGCTGCGCGCCAAGGGGCTGACCGTCCACGCCCTGGCCCGCAACGCCGAAAAGCTGCAGGAACTGGCGGATCGATGCGGCGTCATCCCGCATGCGGTGGACGTTTCCGACACCGAGGCCGTGACCGCGCTGGTCAAGGATCTGGAAATCGACGTGCTGGTGAACAATGCCGGCGTGTCGCGGCCGGGCAGCATCCTTACCTCCAGCGCCTTCGACATCGACGAGCAGATCGACGTCAACCTGCGCGCCGCCCTGCATCTGGCCCGGCTGCTGCTGCCCGGCATGATGGAACGCGACCGCGGCCATATCGTCAACATCACCTCGATGGCCGGGCATTACGAGTTCGGCGGCCATATCGCCTATCACGCCACCAAGGCGGCGATGCATACCGTCTCGCGCCAGTTGCGGGTCGATGCCTTCGGCCGCCGCGTCCGGGTGACCGAGATCAGCCCCGGCCGGGTCGAGACCGACATCTTCGCCAAGGTCGAGAAGATCGACCCCGCCGAGGCGAAACGCAAATATTACGAAGGCTTCGAGATGCCGCAGGTCTCGGACATCGCCGATGCCGTGGAATATGCGGTCGGGACGCCGCAATATGTCAACATCAACCTGATCGAGCTGCTGCCGACGCTGCAGGTCCCCGGCGGCCTGCGCACCGCAAAGCGCGTGGGCGACGACGTGATCCTGACCGGCAACAAGTAA
- a CDS encoding aspartate transaminase: MEFALSNIKLASRVTSIRVSPSTAAAQKVRDLQAEGRRILNLTVGEPDFDTPDHIKAAAIRAMEGGETKYTSVNGTVALRKAIQHDFATRLGIDCELNEICVGGGAKQVLFVALMATVEPGDEVIVPAPYWVSYPDMVIANGGTPVVVPCGEEVGFKLTPEVLEAAITANTRWVILNSPSNPTGAAYSADELRALGQVLLRHPHVMVLCDEIYDRIWFADFEPCSILTVLPELKPQALVVNGVSKSYAMTGWRIGYGVGPVALIDAINKLQSQMSSCPSSISQAAAAAALTSDQHSVEEAVAVYRQRRDRAHALINAIPGLSCRLPDGAFYLYPSCAGLIGKKTPDGRTIRNDLDFSLYLLEAAGVASVHGGAYGLEPYFRISTATSMEVIEEACAAIARACEALT; encoded by the coding sequence ATGGAGTTTGCCTTGAGCAACATCAAACTGGCCTCGCGCGTCACCAGCATCCGCGTCTCGCCCAGCACCGCCGCCGCGCAGAAGGTCCGCGACCTGCAGGCCGAGGGACGCAGGATCCTCAACCTCACCGTGGGCGAGCCCGATTTCGACACGCCCGACCACATCAAGGCCGCCGCCATCCGGGCGATGGAAGGGGGCGAGACGAAATACACCTCGGTCAACGGCACGGTCGCGCTGCGCAAGGCCATCCAGCACGACTTCGCGACGCGGCTGGGCATCGACTGCGAACTGAACGAGATCTGCGTCGGCGGCGGCGCCAAGCAGGTGCTGTTCGTGGCGCTGATGGCCACCGTCGAGCCCGGGGACGAGGTCATCGTCCCGGCGCCCTATTGGGTGTCCTATCCCGACATGGTCATCGCCAATGGCGGCACCCCGGTCGTCGTTCCCTGCGGCGAGGAGGTCGGCTTCAAGCTGACCCCCGAGGTGCTGGAGGCCGCGATCACCGCCAACACCCGCTGGGTGATCCTGAACTCGCCCTCGAACCCCACCGGCGCCGCCTACAGCGCCGACGAGTTGCGGGCGCTGGGGCAGGTGCTGCTGCGCCATCCGCATGTGATGGTGCTCTGCGACGAGATCTACGACCGGATCTGGTTCGCCGATTTCGAACCCTGCAGCATCCTGACCGTCCTGCCCGAACTGAAGCCGCAGGCCCTGGTCGTAAACGGCGTCTCCAAGTCCTACGCCATGACCGGCTGGCGGATCGGCTACGGCGTCGGGCCGGTGGCGCTGATCGATGCGATCAACAAGCTGCAGTCGCAGATGTCGTCCTGCCCCTCCTCGATCAGCCAGGCAGCCGCCGCCGCGGCCCTGACCTCGGACCAGCATTCGGTCGAGGAGGCCGTGGCGGTCTATCGCCAGCGGCGCGACCGCGCCCACGCGCTGATCAATGCCATCCCCGGCCTTTCCTGCCGCCTGCCGGACGGCGCCTTCTACCTCTATCCCAGCTGCGCGGGGCTGATCGGCAAGAAGACGCCGGACGGCAGGACGATCAGGAACGACCTGGATTTCAGCCTGTATCTTCTGGAAGCGGCAGGCGTCGCCTCGGTCCATGGCGGCGCATATGGGCTCGAACCCTATTTCCGCATCTCGACCGCGACCTCGATGGAGGTCATCGAAGAGGCCTGTGCCGCCATCGCCCGGGCCTGCGAAGCCCTGACCTGA
- a CDS encoding LysR family transcriptional regulator has translation MKELTLRQVEVIRAVMMAGTIQGAAKLLNVSAPGISRLVKHTEESLGIRLFERKAGLFVPSTEAAAIFEMVHQVHRQMENLNTAVASLRKGEDVRLSFASAPSIAQFIAARAIRGIRTRFPDLFIDLNILKIEETSDYLLLERGEFVLMSSAIDNSALSSAPLAHGRLVAIVPEGHPLAEKPAISVHDLAREPFVGVDPADPYGEILAQPFRDAGIEPRYSMRGRFAQTVVSLVRHRLGVAIIDEFSVAEVYMPGVVRRPLAESAGITAWVVTKKDRQLSSFAEYAIGRFRRELAVAVARESWDAPAP, from the coding sequence ATGAAGGAACTGACTCTCCGCCAGGTCGAGGTGATCCGCGCCGTGATGATGGCCGGCACCATCCAGGGCGCGGCCAAGCTGTTGAACGTCTCGGCCCCCGGCATTTCCCGGCTGGTCAAGCATACCGAGGAATCGCTGGGCATCCGGCTGTTCGAGCGCAAGGCGGGGCTGTTCGTGCCCTCGACCGAGGCGGCGGCGATCTTCGAGATGGTGCATCAGGTCCACCGCCAGATGGAGAACCTGAACACCGCCGTCGCATCATTGCGCAAGGGCGAGGACGTGCGGCTGTCCTTCGCCTCGGCGCCCTCGATCGCGCAATTCATCGCGGCGCGGGCGATCCGCGGCATCCGCACGCGCTTTCCCGACCTGTTCATCGACCTGAACATCCTGAAGATCGAGGAGACCTCGGACTACCTGCTGCTGGAACGCGGCGAATTCGTGCTGATGAGCTCGGCCATCGACAATTCGGCGCTGTCGAGCGCGCCGCTGGCGCATGGCCGGCTGGTCGCCATCGTCCCCGAGGGGCATCCGCTGGCGGAAAAGCCGGCGATCTCGGTGCATGATCTGGCGCGCGAGCCCTTTGTCGGCGTCGATCCCGCCGATCCCTATGGCGAGATCCTGGCCCAGCCGTTCCGCGACGCGGGGATCGAGCCGCGCTATTCCATGCGCGGCCGCTTCGCGCAGACCGTGGTCAGCCTGGTGCGCCACCGGCTGGGGGTGGCGATCATCGATGAATTCTCGGTGGCCGAGGTCTATATGCCCGGGGTGGTGCGCCGCCCGCTGGCCGAAAGCGCCGGCATCACCGCCTGGGTGGTGACGAAAAAGGACCGGCAGCTGTCAAGCTTTGCCGAATATGCCATCGGCCGGTTCCGCCGCGAGCTGGCGGTTGCCGTGGCGCGGGAAAGCTGGGACGCGCCCGCGCCCTGA
- a CDS encoding sugar phosphate isomerase/epimerase, with amino-acid sequence MTHPLSLAFLTTFEVGPAEAVRIAAATGYQMVGLRILPAAPGAEPDYPLLTDDRLLAEVRAALADTGIRVGDVEIVRLKPENDWDLFARFCARCEALEARHVLVAGDDADLGRLTDSFARFCALAALHGLTADLEFMPWTAVPDLTAALRIVEAAGRPNGGVLVDALHYDRSATTPAQIAALPRHRVNYVQFCDGAVPYDPSNEGLIRVARGERLFPGQGGIDLIGLARAIPEGVTVSVEVPHRALAAKVDALGRAAMAHAATMAILRAAGRA; translated from the coding sequence ATGACGCATCCGCTTTCGCTGGCCTTTCTGACCACTTTCGAGGTCGGCCCCGCCGAGGCCGTCCGCATCGCCGCCGCCACCGGCTACCAGATGGTCGGGCTGCGCATCCTGCCCGCCGCGCCGGGGGCCGAGCCGGACTATCCGCTGCTGACCGACGACCGGCTGCTGGCCGAGGTGCGCGCGGCGCTGGCCGATACCGGCATCCGGGTCGGCGATGTCGAGATCGTGCGCCTGAAGCCGGAAAACGACTGGGATCTTTTCGCCCGGTTCTGCGCCCGCTGCGAGGCGCTGGAGGCGCGCCACGTGCTTGTCGCCGGCGATGACGCGGACCTTGGCCGGCTGACCGACAGCTTCGCGCGCTTCTGCGCGCTGGCCGCGCTGCACGGGCTGACGGCGGACCTGGAATTCATGCCCTGGACCGCCGTGCCCGACCTGACCGCCGCGTTGCGGATCGTCGAGGCGGCCGGCCGGCCGAACGGCGGCGTGCTGGTCGATGCGCTGCATTACGACCGCTCGGCCACCACGCCGGCGCAGATCGCGGCGCTGCCGCGCCATCGGGTGAACTATGTGCAGTTCTGCGACGGCGCCGTGCCCTATGACCCCAGCAACGAGGGCCTGATCCGGGTGGCGCGGGGCGAGCGGCTGTTTCCGGGGCAGGGCGGCATCGACCTGATCGGTCTGGCGCGGGCGATCCCGGAGGGCGTCACCGTCAGCGTCGAGGTGCCGCATCGCGCCTTGGCCGCCAAGGTCGATGCGCTTGGCCGCGCCGCCATGGCCCATGCCGCGACCATGGCGATCCTGCGTGCGGCGGGCCGGGCCTGA
- a CDS encoding NIPSNAP family protein, with product MSYYELATLDTVIFGAGKAAPGIEAWAAQGQGRLCGAWGTDIGTLNRVFVLRAFDSLALLHEERERALRSDNPFGCADELVRLSMESYRALDFLPPVQPGSFGPVYEFRTYRTRVNGILPTMEKWRAAVPEREAYSKLTVAMYGLDGEPRLTQIWPYESLAARSEARAKSVADGKWPPKGGPDWLSPDMTSQIALPLGFSPLK from the coding sequence ATGAGCTATTACGAACTCGCCACCCTCGACACGGTGATCTTCGGCGCCGGCAAGGCCGCGCCGGGCATCGAGGCCTGGGCGGCGCAAGGGCAGGGCCGGCTGTGCGGCGCCTGGGGCACCGATATCGGCACGCTGAACCGGGTCTTTGTGCTGCGCGCCTTCGACAGCCTCGCGCTGCTTCATGAGGAGCGCGAGCGCGCGCTGCGCTCGGACAACCCCTTCGGCTGCGCCGATGAGCTGGTGCGGTTGTCGATGGAGAGCTATCGGGCGCTGGATTTCCTGCCGCCGGTCCAGCCCGGCAGCTTCGGCCCGGTCTACGAGTTCCGGACCTACAGGACCAGGGTGAACGGCATCCTGCCCACCATGGAGAAATGGCGCGCGGCGGTGCCGGAGCGCGAGGCCTATTCGAAGCTGACCGTCGCCATGTACGGGCTGGACGGCGAACCGCGCCTGACCCAGATCTGGCCCTATGAAAGCCTGGCCGCGCGCAGCGAGGCGCGGGCGAAATCGGTCGCGGACGGCAAATGGCCGCCCAAGGGCGGGCCGGACTGGCTGTCGCCCGACATGACCAGCCAGATCGCGCTGCCGCTCGGCTTCTCCCCGCTCAAGTGA